A genomic segment from Nematostella vectensis chromosome 6, jaNemVect1.1, whole genome shotgun sequence encodes:
- the LOC5512029 gene encoding gelsolin-like protein 2 isoform X2: MKIWRIVKFKVTKWPEENYGSFYNGDSYIILRTKKENEELVHDVHFWIGKKSTADEYGTAAYKTVELDTFLDDKPVQHREVEGHESDLFKSYFSEMTLLDGGAESGFKHVGPKEYTPRLFLVRGNKKNVTLTNIELVKGNLTNDDCFIIDLGLELFQWNGIDANKEEKWKAGEICRDWRSKRGGKPRHIVLDDCTVEKIEELEELEGILPDGENSFKKQAGSEPSEKVLFSLSDRTGQLQCNEIARGKEVKRSLLKEDDVYIFDSGRHCYVYVGKAASIDERRNAMTYAHNYLMRTEHPLLPVTVINGGQKSVDFENAF, from the exons ATGAAGATATGGCGAATTGTTAAGTTTAAG gtTACTAAATGGCCTGAAGAAAATTATGGAAGCTTTTACAATGGAGATTCATACATAATTCTGCGGacgaagaaagaaaatgag GAACTTGTTCATGATGTGCATTTCTGGATCGGCAAAAAATCTACAGCGGATGAGTATGGTACAGCTGCCTACAAGACTGTGGAGCTGGACACCTTT ctTGATGACAAGCCAGTTCAGCACAGGGAAGTTGAAGGCCACGAGTCAGACTTATTCAAGAGCTATTTCTCTGAGATGACTCTTTTAGATGGAGG AGCTGAGAGTGGCTTTAAACATGTTGGACCTAAGGAATACACCCCCAGGCTTTTCCTTGTTCGTGGTAACAAG AAAAATGTGACCTTAACGAATATAGAGCTTGTGAAGGGTAACCTGACGAATGATGACTGCTTCATTATCGATCTTGGACTTGAACTTTTTCAG TGGAATGGTATTGATGCCAACAAGGAGGAGAAGTGGAAGGCTGGGGAGATATGCAGGGATTGGAGG TCTAAACGTGGAGGAAAGCCAAGACACATCGTTTTAG ATGATTGCACAGTTGAGAAAATAGAAGAGCTAGAAGAGCTAGAAGGAATCCTTCCTGATGGAGAAAACTCATTCAAGAAACAG GCTGGATCCGAGCCGTCAGAGAAAGTTCTTTTCAG CCTTTCTGACAGAACAGGGCAACTACAGTGTAATGAGATTGCACGTGGCAAGGAAGTTAAGAGGAGTCTGCTGAAAGAAGATGATG TGTATATCTTTGACTCTGGTCGCCACTGTTATGTATATGTTGGAAAGGCAGCAAGCATTGATGAAAGGAGGAATGCCATGACCTATGCACAT AATTACTTGATGAGAACCGAACACCCGTTACTGCCAGTCACCGTGATCAATGGTGGACAAAAGTCTGTGGATTTTGAAAATGCTTTCTAG
- the LOC5512029 gene encoding gelsolin-like protein 1 isoform X1, with amino-acid sequence MSGLRKQKEYDWKDSNLALFGSDTEKNVKKESAQTETAWIGAGEKPGMKIWRIVKFKVTKWPEENYGSFYNGDSYIILRTKKENEELVHDVHFWIGKKSTADEYGTAAYKTVELDTFLDDKPVQHREVEGHESDLFKSYFSEMTLLDGGAESGFKHVGPKEYTPRLFLVRGNKKNVTLTNIELVKGNLTNDDCFIIDLGLELFQWNGIDANKEEKWKAGEICRDWRSKRGGKPRHIVLDDCTVEKIEELEELEGILPDGENSFKKQAGSEPSEKVLFSLSDRTGQLQCNEIARGKEVKRSLLKEDDVYIFDSGRHCYVYVGKAASIDERRNAMTYAHNYLMRTEHPLLPVTVINGGQKSVDFENAF; translated from the exons ATGTCCGGGCTTAGAAAGCAGAAAGAATATGACTGGAAGGACTCTAACTTGGCTCTATTTGGAAGTGACACCGAGAAAAAT gtaaaaaaagaatcagCCCAGACTGAAACCGCTTGGATTGGCGCTGGGGAGAAGCCGGGAATGAAGATATGGCGAATTGTTAAGTTTAAG gtTACTAAATGGCCTGAAGAAAATTATGGAAGCTTTTACAATGGAGATTCATACATAATTCTGCGGacgaagaaagaaaatgag GAACTTGTTCATGATGTGCATTTCTGGATCGGCAAAAAATCTACAGCGGATGAGTATGGTACAGCTGCCTACAAGACTGTGGAGCTGGACACCTTT ctTGATGACAAGCCAGTTCAGCACAGGGAAGTTGAAGGCCACGAGTCAGACTTATTCAAGAGCTATTTCTCTGAGATGACTCTTTTAGATGGAGG AGCTGAGAGTGGCTTTAAACATGTTGGACCTAAGGAATACACCCCCAGGCTTTTCCTTGTTCGTGGTAACAAG AAAAATGTGACCTTAACGAATATAGAGCTTGTGAAGGGTAACCTGACGAATGATGACTGCTTCATTATCGATCTTGGACTTGAACTTTTTCAG TGGAATGGTATTGATGCCAACAAGGAGGAGAAGTGGAAGGCTGGGGAGATATGCAGGGATTGGAGG TCTAAACGTGGAGGAAAGCCAAGACACATCGTTTTAG ATGATTGCACAGTTGAGAAAATAGAAGAGCTAGAAGAGCTAGAAGGAATCCTTCCTGATGGAGAAAACTCATTCAAGAAACAG GCTGGATCCGAGCCGTCAGAGAAAGTTCTTTTCAG CCTTTCTGACAGAACAGGGCAACTACAGTGTAATGAGATTGCACGTGGCAAGGAAGTTAAGAGGAGTCTGCTGAAAGAAGATGATG TGTATATCTTTGACTCTGGTCGCCACTGTTATGTATATGTTGGAAAGGCAGCAAGCATTGATGAAAGGAGGAATGCCATGACCTATGCACAT AATTACTTGATGAGAACCGAACACCCGTTACTGCCAGTCACCGTGATCAATGGTGGACAAAAGTCTGTGGATTTTGAAAATGCTTTCTAG